A region of the Gopherus flavomarginatus isolate rGopFla2 chromosome 3, rGopFla2.mat.asm, whole genome shotgun sequence genome:
CAGCCATAGGAGACTCACTTCCATGCAAACTGCAGTGGGGTCCCCTGGTTCTGAATAACTCTCATAACCACCCCTGTGCCAGCCCTCTCCCAAATGCCAAAATAAGCCACCCCTGACAATCAACCTTAGTGTGATCCTCAGGCTGCTGTAACTTATGCCAGGCTCCTAGAATGGTGCACAGCCAGCCCAAGATTGAGGAACACAAAGGTGGCTTCTTATACTCTGCTGCCCCCAGGCTGTGCCTTGCAATCCTTGGCCACTGTCAAGAATTGGGGCTGTGTCTGGGTTGGCTATTTAGATATAAAGGATCACCAAGagatcccagctgcagctggacAGAATATTACCAAGCGATGGTTAATTTATGATATGGTATTAAAAAGACATTTATAGTTGTTGTAGGAATAAAGAGACAAGCAACTAGCTAATTTGCATCGAGCAGACATTCAAAGTGTGCTGGTGCACAAAAGATGCTTATTCTTAACTCTCAATCTTTCCTGCTGTTGAACAAACAACATACAAGATTTCTACTTTCCCATCTGAGGCATGCCAGTCTTGGCAATTAATCAAAATGGGCACACAGCAATGTCAGTGTTAAATGtagtttcattttaataatgcctttattttttcttaaagtgcaccatagtttttaaaaaaaagtctgcctTTGTATGTATAGTAATAGTCAGAAAACTAGGTAGAGACTGTTAATACACATCCACATTTAAAAAACTGCTTGCAAGATACAGTGTCCAATATAAAATTAAGTAACAGTATTTTCCAGACTTAAAAGTACAAAATTAAAGTTAACTATTTCAGGTCAAAAGCTGAACACTGCACAGTGTACAATTTTGGAACAGACAAATTTCATGAACAGGCTGTAAATTGCTCATTGCTTTTACCTGTTGTGAATTTTATAATGAGTTCATCTACATAAATGTGGATTTACaaccttttccttttatttctatCTTCTGCATCAGTCTAAATACTGAAATTTAAATAGGAATGAGAAATAAAGAGCTGTGTTTCGGGGGGGTGTCTTTCATACAATAGCAAGACAGCTCCTATTAATCTGTAGTAATGCTGAATATAAGATACCACTAGTACTAGATCAGAATGATCACTGCTGGTTGCTCCTCTTGAAAATGGGATTCTCTCTCCTTCTGACATTACATTTAGTTTTGGCGGGAGGTGAGCTGGGATTTAAAACAATGAGTCTGAAATAGCTTCCATTTACATAAATCAGAGCATGATTGCAGTGTTAAGAGTAAATGGCCATCCACTCTCATCCTTCAAAAATAAGGAGTCTGTATCACTGGCTTGAGGAAAGAGCTCCTAAAACTGTATCTGAAGACATCAGGTCTCTAAACACTAGTGTTTGTGAAAGTCAGAAACCAGCAACCTAATTGGTTAAGTCTCAGAAGAAGTTAATACGACAAGAGCACAAAGGCCGAAGCGTTAAGAGCGTGGATGCTGAGGCTCTTAATACAAATACTTTCAGGGTTCGTTTGAACCATCTTTTTGGTCTACATGTACTTTACCTACGAAAACCTTCAAAACAGAATATACAGCTTCCATTACAAGCTTCACAGAACCCTTTGGAAATGGGCAATTCTTTCACACATACCAGATGAAGAAATTTGTTCCTAAATTCTAACTTATGTGCTACAAAGATGTGTTCCAGCAAAGGGGTACAGTTTGGCCTTTGGAGTACTGTGATTCATACTGCAGATTTACATCATCTAGGGAGTTCTAAAGGCTTATCGGATACTATTGGGTCCTTgtccccaggaaaaaaaaaaaaattcaagatggGCAGACCAACCAACTGAAATGTTATGGAAGAGTTTCTGAAAAGCAACAAAATCTGGGTACCAAAGATATGATACATTATTACTGAGAGAAACATGTCAGTAGGATAAGGAATTATgcataaatgaaaaaaacaaaagcttttCCAGATATCCTAGTACAGATGTCTTAAAGTTTCCACAGTGTGGAATGCATCTTAAAGAGAGTCTCATGGACCATGTTGCCACTCTCATTCACATTACTGTGTAACTTCATTGTGGCAATGATAGCAACTACTTACATGGAGAGTTAGGTAAATTTAAACTTGCCCTTCAATGTGAATTAATAGATGGAGATAAGCAAAGTTAGAAATATGTGACAGCCAGCTCTCCACATCCCACCAGCAAGTATTCTGAAGACTAGTGGTATAATGGGCCACACTTGGGAACCCCTGCATTTGAGGACCTACAGGAAGATAAATCTTTATGTACAGCGCTCttgtgaaaaaaaataattgttttgttaaatataaaatgaggTTTTATTTTTCCTAACACAGCTTGTAGTGTTTCTGAATTACCTGAGAATCAAAGACTTAGAGATGCTCATGACTTATTAATACCAGACTGGAAAACTAAATGGACTAGGTTCAGATATAGCTACAAGAAGATAGCTTTGTAAAGCTGATCAGATGGCATCtgggaaaacttaaaaaaaaaaaaatcttcagagtAACAAGATCTATAAGAAAGGATATCAAGGATTGTTGTCTTTAGGAACTGTATCCTCTCTAGGATGTGAGAGTTGGAAAGGAGAAGAATGGAAAAGAGGTAAGTGTCAAGAATTGTAGCAGCAGGATCTAGATATTTTGCTTACAGGCTCATAATGAAAAATGGAAGGATGTTTTTACCTGTCAACTTCCAAGTTCAAGGTTCTAGATTTTTCCCAAAAAGTATCAGCAATATCAGTGCCTCATACAGTAAGGAATGGTTTTCCTTATGCCacttttgatttcagtgagctcATTACACTGTAGCAAGGAAATCCCAGAATCCCAGTACTGGCAGCAGAGCAAAAAGGAAGAAGTATTTTTCTTCTAAACCATTTGTAAAAGCTACAACCTGCACATGTTAGTTCATTCTAGAATATTACATTTTATTAATTCTTGCCTTTCCCCACCCAAGCCTTGTATGGTAAACAGGCAAATTCTAAAAGAACGATATCTGGTATGGTTAGTGAGGGATTTGAGATAAACAGatattcatttttaaacaaacacttcAATTCACCTACAGGGGAGTTTCTCTTACCTACATTTTCCTTCAAAGTTTTTAATGCTAAATATGAAATGTTAATTGCCATGCATTTGGCTCAGATTACAAAGTAGGTAGTTTCTATATATGGGTGAGTGTatataaatgtgtgtgtatacacacatacatagatatagatatagagagATATGGGGGGGGCAGAATACTGATGTCTACACTAGCATCCATAGGGAGTTAAGCAGTGACGGCATTTTGATTGCAATTTGTGACAAGTACTTCAGTCCTTTGTTTTACAGTTCTTTATATGAGGCCTAAAATACTTTGAGACATTAGTCTGATGCTATTACATTAgaaatattgggccaaattcattccttctataactcagttgaagtcaatagagttagtCAGGgatgaatagtatcagagggtagccgtgttagtctggatctgtaaaagcagcaaagaatcctgtggcaccttatagactaacagaggttttggagcatgagctttcgtgggtgaatacccacttccatcctgcagcaaaaaaacttcaggaccagacttcaaagagaaactgctgagcttcagttcatctgcaaatttgacaccatcagctcaggattgaacaaagactgtgaatggcttgccaattacagaaccagtttctcctctcttggttttcacacctcaactgctagaacagggcctcatcctccctgattgaactaacctcgttatctctagcttgcttgctagcacacatatatatacctgcccctggatagttccattacatgcatctgaggaagtgggtattcacccacgaaagctcatgctccaaaacctctgttagtctataaggtgccacaggattctttgctgctttctcaggGATGAATGTGGGTCGAAATTGTTTGGTCACtggataaagttttaaaaatatgtaatactgtactttcttttttttaaacctttggaGGAACACACTCTGGTCTAATCAAGCTTAGCCAAAGTAGGCATCTTAATATCATGCATGGCCAGAAGCAGGGCTTTGCAGCGGAGCTCGGAGCTGGAgcccggagcagtggagctgcaggtttttgcctggagctagagcggagccagagcacagctccacagCCCTGGCCAGAAGACTCCTAGTATTTTTTTCTTAGATGCCCCTTGGCCtatgtaacaaaataaaacttGCTACTTTCAATCAATCATGTTTAAATGTGACATTACAAAGACAAACAAAACTGCAAGGCAGCACAAAGGCCTGTTCAGACAAATAAGAGAATCTATGTAGTGCTTATAGGAGGATCTCCAGTAATTCTGGACTGGAAATATCCCAATGAACGATAGTACTCATGTACCCTCCATCAAATTCTCTTCACTAAATGAATCTGAATATTTTTATCTGATTTCAGATAAAAATACTTAGCTTAACTCATCAGAAACACAGGGGAAAAAGAAATGGATCAGGTACTACTGAAGGCTTAACAGAGCCAGTCTCTCTCCTCTCACTGGGGCATATAGCCCCCTTGCCTTACAGTTTGTGGCATGTAACTTTTTGGTATCTCATCAACTGTTGCTGTGTTTATCCCCATCGTTTCCAGTCTCAGAATCTGTCCCTCAGTACTTGGACTTAACGCATCTGCCAAAGCAGATTCAGGTTTATTTCTCTCTGGCCCAGAGCCACACAGCTGTGAACTGTGACCTGAAATCTGTAGTTGTGCAAGTCCAACAAGATCCTCCTCGTTTACTGGAGGAGTAACCTGCTTTGCTCTTTCAAAATGTGACCCATCTGTATTGGTTTCATCCTGACTACTATTTTGTTTGAAATACTGCTGCCTTGGAGTTGCATTTTCACCTCCTCCTGGGTTATCTTCTGGTTTCTCTTCTGAATCTAGCAGCGGCTGGGTGGATTCAGACCTTGAAAAGATTTGAACAGAAGGAATTTGGTCTCTGTAGCCATTGAGTACTACAGTTGAATACTGTACAGTGCTTGAAGTGTTTTGTGCAGATTCACTCTCATCACTGTCGGAAACACTTTGCCTAGGAGAAGACATACATGAGGATCCTCCAATACCACTGCTGTGCCCCTCTgaagtatttttttccttcttaagcaAGTTGAAGGGTTTTAGATCCTGCTCTGAAAAGGACTTCTTGTCATCTGCTTCTATTTCAACCACGCTTACATCAGTAAAGCTGCCTTCTGGATACATCTGAGCTTTGGAACTAAAATTATgctgaaagaaaagaagaaagttaGGTGTTGCCTATGAGGGAAAGAGAGAGTCATGGGGTCTCACTTTCTATTCTTTACGCACTGTGAGACTCCAACAGGCTCTGTTCTCTGCAGAATTTGGCAGTTCTTCTTGAGTATTTGCCATAAGATGGAAAACGTGGTTTACATTTCCAAGTATCAAAGTCTTAAGTACACAAACTCCCTGGAAGCAGAGTTTCATGAAGGGTCTACCCAAAACCTTACTCTTCTGTGATACTGAGAATAAACTGAGCACCATGCATTGTATCCTGCAGAAGTATTTCAGATTAAGACCTTACAACAGAAATGCTATTGCCTCTTCATGTATATTAAATATTTCATAGCAATTTTCATTGGAGTTTGTCCTGGTTCCTTGATCAGAATTCCCCCTCCTCCACAACTATGCAGCATGCCAGTTTGTTGCCACTCCACACACAGATGCGAGTATCTGCTTACCCGTCTCTctgtattttatttcattataAATTGCTCCAACAAATTTCCAATTCTCAACTCCCTAACAATTCCACTGATTTCCACTTAGTTGCTCACGATTTACACATTTGGGGAAGTGAGAGAAGAATTAAGCCCTGAACCTTAAACCTATGAAACTTAAAATTAGCCCCATATTAACAGAATCCAATTTAGGTTGTGAGCTCCTTGTGACCGTATCTGCCTAATGCTGAACACACTGATGGTactcaaaacaaaattttcctcCTATATCTCAGGATTAACAGGTTGAAAATCCAAGTTCTCTTTGAATAtccatttaaagggctcttatTCGGCAGTTTATTCTTAAGATATTTTATGTACTATCAAAACGATTCAATCTTACCTTAGTTGGAGTTTGAGGGGACCACTGAGCAATGTTACTTTTGGAAGGATCAGGAACATTAGGCCAGATATGCTTTTTAATTCTGCaggataaaaaaaaatggaaaataaatttcTTGAACCCTCAAAACTTGCAAACATGGTTACAGTTGTGCTTTATATTCTAAATGTACAATTACTggtctttttaaatatttgacaGAAGTGTTACAGATACTGATTTTGTCCTGTCACCTCTGATGTCTGGTGTGCTCATTTGGAAAGTCATATTAGAACACTTCATGCTCACTGCCACTTCatttcactgcaacttgagaagaTTGGCCTTATAGCCTAGTTTTGTGACATTTTGATTTGGGGCTCTCCTGCCCACATAAAATAAgatgaacaaaagaaaaatagaacagTAGGGGGTTTGGGAGAGGTCATAAGATAAATCTAATAGCACTTTTGAAGGCACAAAGTGACAGTTAAGTCTCACTGGACGAGCATTACCTAATATACTGGAAAAAGTAGATATTTttggtgctctctctctctcttttttaaaaacatatatagaCCATGCTGACAGAGATGCTCTGGTGCCATGGTGACAAGTGTCGCAAACATCTAGACAGCCTttgcaattaaaaatataaataaatagaaaaatacaaaaaatgcaCACACATTTAAATACAATCCAGCTGAATCTGGTTCATGACATTTTCCCCAAGGAAATAGAGACAAGCTCCTTAAACATAACCAGTGATCAAAATCTAGTAATTTGTAAAGACCATCAAATATTAAAAGAGTTATATAATACAATGTGATGGATGTTCCTAGCTGTTTAAACCTCTTTGCTAACGAAAGGGAAGAAAATATGCCCTGACAAGTAAATAGTTTTAGTTAACAGGCACTGCCAGATGGTCTTTCAGCTAAGATCCATTAAGAGGCAGCCCTAAGAGGGACAAGTAAAGGTAGATTGATAGAGCCCCATTAtgaaaaaatgtaattttgttGGGGATATATGAAGTGTACTCTTTAGACAAATGACCAGGTATAGAGACAGTCTATATTTTTCCCCAGTCAAAAGCACCGTGCCAGCGGCCATAGGCACTGaccccgtgggtgctccggggctgaagcatccacattaaaaaacaaagatagtgggtgctcagcactcaccggcaggccctgccaatcagctcctcctcTTTACCCTCAGCACCTCCCGCCCACCAAGGATCAGCTGATCagcggcaggcaggaggcactggggggagagggaagaatgggggcagaaagaggtgaagtgagtgTGCGGCGTGCTTGGGAGAGGGGGTGGAAtgtggcaggaagaggcagggtgaggccttggtggaaggggtggagtgcggGTGGAACCTGGGGTGAAGCAGGGGTCGAGCACGTCCCAGGCAACTCAGAGTCGGCATCTCTCCCAGCAGCTACTACTTGAAGCAGAATTTTTGAAAGAGCTGTAAGACAGGACTGAAAAGCACCGAAGAAGAGAGGGGGAAATATCTTCCAGTGGTGTGGTGCCTTTGCCTCCCCTTCAAAAAAAGCAGGCTTGCACTATTTAACTCATTTTATTACACAGACTgtgaaaaatagatttttttggtGAGATGTAAAGAATTCCTTGATGGTGTATTAATTATATGAAACTCAGGTGATTAAAAATTTCAGTTtatactgaaaataaaaaatcaagaACCAGCAAAAATTTCCTATCACATTCAGTTAATAGGCTTGaacaaaatctttttaaaaagtgctcgTTGAATTATTGTTACAGCATTGTTATCGCAAAAGTCTCCATATCTCTAAGAGGAACATGGACCCAATTCCTCCCATCCTCCCAAACCTGTTTTAATATGGTGCAGCTTCACTTACTTTAAAGGAGTTTCTCAGACAAAATCACTGagagatgagaatcaggcccatgataCATAATATTTCACTGTAATTTACTGTCATGCTCAGATATGGTAAAATGTGATAGAAATACATGCTATATGCACTTACAAGTCCCGTTTGTTAAAGCAGAACAATACTCCCAGAAGGATGGACAACAGGAATGCCAGACATACAGGTACAACTATGGCTTCTATTTCTCCTTTtcctaaaaaaggaaaaaaagcaatttTAGTTTTTTGAAAAAGTGCTCAGCAGAACCTTCCCTGACAATCAttccaaaaggaaaaaacaaacaaatacatacaGTGCTGCCTTGTCATGAGTCATAAAGCTTACCATATTATACCCTAATAGAACTGAACTGAAATATGATCTATTTTGTTATCTTTCAAGTCTCAGTAAGTCTTTTTATAGCTAAGAATGTTGGCTAAGTTTGCTTATTATTATTGCACACATTACAAGAACTATGAACTTACATGAGTAGGGGTAACAAAAAGAAATTCCACTTTTAGCACCTTCTCATTAGAGGAACATAGAGCAATATAGCAGTGAAGAGAGTCTGTGATATTGGGGAGAATTGTCAATTGAAGTTTAGAAGAGCTCATAACATATTTAAGGCCTTGTCTCCATGTGCACATGAGAGTGCATTAAATCAGCCCCAGgcaccctagctcctgaggtgtTCACAccggcaaggcatgtagagctcCCTGACACTGCAGCTGGAGCGCCCCTGGTAATCCACTCCACAAGAAGCGTAAAGCTTGTTGCACCATGGCTGCAGTACtgcagcgccagtgtggacaccctGGTCTATTAATGcactctgatcggcctccagaagtgtctcaCAATGCCTGTTCGAGCCACTATGGTTGTCACTTTGAACTCTATtgtcctgccctcaggtgaccaactgtcagacccgccctttaaagtctctgggaattttgaaattccccttcctgtttgctcagcaaggtGCGGAGTGCTCTCAGCGCatttttccaggtgaccatgcctccatgcaccaggtgatccccagtatgaagcaatggcgaggtgctggacctcatcagtctCTGGGCAGacgaagctgtccagtcccagctgcgctccacccacaggaattatgatacctacgggCAAATAtccagggccatgatggaaaggggccatgaccaggacgcagtgcagtgcagggttaaagtgaaggagctgcagaatgcctaccacaaagcacgggaggcaaactgccgctccagtgctgcccccatgacctgccatttctacaaagagctggacgagATACTTGggggcaaccccacctccactccgaagaccaccatggacacttaaGAGACTGTAATAGCAGAGTTCAACAACGCAGGAGGAAGAAAGCGGGAGCGAGGCTGCTGAGGAGGAGAGGGACCCAGAGTCAGAGGATGGCCcggcatccctagatgcatgcagccaggagctgtttccaagccaggaggaaggtagccagtcacaatGGACGGTGCTTGGGGAAGAACAAACAGCAGAGTTGgtgcctggtaagtggcttttattttgagAAGGTAGTTGTTTGGTGCAGGCTCTTGGGGTGAGGATTGCACAAAGAAGGGTTAGGGCTgtgtgcatgcctagatgcggaatagggtgttgatgtgctctctcacatcgcaGTTattggcctcagtgatctcttcaaatgTCTCATGCAGAAGCTGGGCAATCTGCTTGCACAGGTTCCTTGGCTGAGCTACTGTGTTCTCTCTTCCAGTAAGGCTAACACGTCCAAGtcactgtgccatgaggggcggggggaccattgctgcacacaggcaagtgGCATAAGAGCCAGGGCGGAAGCCACATTGTAGTAGAAGCccatcccttgcttcccaggttaccctcagcagcgagatatcttccaggacgaactcatcctgtggaaagtgtggggacagtgttcagtataggggtctgctgcagctgttggctctcgcCAAGGCACAGAACCAACCCCAAAGGCAGTATggccctgaaacaatcagtcccccttgctcctatgcttactcaccatttttgGGCTCCTGAGGGTTATGTGCACTCATTTTCGGACTGGCACTTTCTGATACTGTGTACACTGTACTTGTCTTTAAGTACGgccgaatcattgctctgtctagtgtgaacaatgctgcctctgttaagtttggctttacagatgcaaccttgagatacCAGCCATCCTTGTTATCAATGGCCAAAAGACTATAAAGAATCAGGACGTGTATGCGAAGAACCAAAGAAAACCtgctgcatgaagtcatgcaACAGTGCCTTACTGAAAATCAGACAGTACAGAAGTGGCGGGAGACTGAAAGGAGGCTCTGCCAGCAGAATGCAGAACGCCAGCACCAAAGGATGGAGTGCTCATAAGCATTATGGAGAACCAATCAGATTCGATACAGGCACTCATAGCACTGCAGATAAGCAGATCAGCATCCGCCTCCCTCCGTAGCCCTTGTCCCAAAAtgctttcccttgtgcccccatgtcaccgcCAACCCACTTCCCCCAGCATCCGGTTTCTTaccgccaccagctgcctccgacacctgtagcttcaccagccagccctgcaaattactacccttacccactgcactcaatccccatcactgggcattttagccagcctgaagtgcagcactcattgcgcagcactccagacaggaaggctgaataTGATAACAGAACATACGTAAATCTGTGATTGTCCTGTtccacaccctgcccccttctctcctCTCACACAGCACAGATGTGTCATGTCCTTTCCGTTTCCCCAGCAGTTgtctcttttcaataaatgatttttttggctttgaaaatattctttattgcattaagtaaaagataccGGGGCTCAGGAAAgtaaacaggcactgcaagtaaGTGCATCGCACataggatgtgattaatggccctgcaaacttgcatcaacatgattccagcGGTCGACTTTcctactccaaactggttagagacctatcggtagctgtctggagttgccagcttccagactgcaatggCCACCCGCTTCCCCACAGGCACAGCaactctcaatctcgtgtccttgtgctggAGAGTGGGGGCtagctcagcacacagttccatgaaagtggctttcctcatccgaagGTTCTGCAGCCGgacttgcatgacaatgtgatcccaccactcagtgtttGTTTCCCGAGCCATAAAGTGGTATTCCACTGtggtgagcatgtctgtgaatgctaCAAGTAACCTCATGTCATCTGTGTTATGCAAGTCGACATTATCGTCGGACTCCTCAAAATCACTTTGTAACTTAAGGAGTAACTTGACCGCAATACGTGACATGCTGGCgagacccatcagcatattcctcacaagttcaggatccattcccGCAGaacaaaagggaagacagagtgcgcagtacaaaaaaaaaagttgaaagatgatgccaaatgtggacggaagcacCGACTGATGGGATGCGAAGCGATGCATcaggggcattgggacaggattcAGAATGCCTCACACACCCCCTcgtccccttcccccaaggcacaGTGCCAGAATGAGAAAAGGTGCtctgtgagatagctgcccacaatgcactgctcccaatgccgctgcatgTGCCGCAAATGTGCTTGCAGCTTGCCACTATGCTTGCAGCTGAAAGTGTGAACACATGGCAGCACTTTCTCTGCTGTGGTCTCTGAGgcctggtttaactcacagcgctctacatctgcaagtataGCCGTGCCCTAAAGCACCTAAGAAAGCAGTACTTGACTTTTAAGTCACAGATCCAATCATCTGCCAGCAATATAAAAGTATGCTATATCTACAAAATTGCACACCGTCTATGAAAAAAAATACTTGTATTACTCTTACGTGATCCTCAGAACCCTGTTTGTTACATATTTTAAGTTACGAACAGAACATTTAGGGAAGAATGCCCTTTACTATGTGTCTGTATAACTCATTGCACAAAGGAGCTGTATTGGTTTactagaagaaaaaaataaattgcgTGCATAAATTAAGAGAGCAACTGCATGACTAATCCATTTTAAAATTAGCCCCAATACATTTTATGTGATTACTTCTTACCAAACTTTTGTGTAGTAAATGTAAATACAGGACCACTTGTGCCTCCTTCATCTGTATGTGCCTCCATCTTCACCATGTATAAAGTGTCACTGGATAAG
Encoded here:
- the IL6ST gene encoding interleukin-6 receptor subunit beta isoform X3 gives rise to the protein MGWDTGVTGVKKRVGSHLKQELDPSEANGIILKYEVTVRARPPLSCPPEKYSVNSTNLTLNLTNGTYDVTVTAHNRIGGSPPSVLLIPASNSKASVKDIKAFPKDGKLWVEWTAPDNSVVKYVIEWCMVSDSSDCSTEWQQELGTSQGTFLKGDIKPFKCYLITVHPLYTNGQGNGQSTKAYLQQGMPAKGPTVQTKKVGKAEAVLVWKPLSVDEQNGFIRYYTILYRTVSGNETAVNVDPSKTEYTLSPLSSDTLYMVKMEAHTDEGGTSGPVFTFTTQKFGKGEIEAIVVPVCLAFLLSILLGVLFCFNKRDLIKKHIWPNVPDPSKSNIAQWSPQTPTKHNFSSKAQMYPEGSFTDVSVVEIEADDKKSFSEQDLKPFNLLKKEKNTSEGHSSGIGGSSCMSSPRQSVSDSDESESAQNTSSTVQYSTVVLNGYRDQIPSVQIFSRSESTQPLLDSEEKPEDNPGGGENATPRQQYFKQNSSQDETNTDGSHFERAKQVTPPVNEEDLVGLAQLQISGHSSQLCGSGPERNKPESALADALSPSTEGQILRLETMGINTATVDEIPKSYMPQTVRQGGYMPQ